One Lysinibacillus fusiformis genomic window carries:
- a CDS encoding DUF4179 domain-containing protein produces MKELQSMLQVDIDEIELAKVTEIERKRVKNFVLGTRKKKYSVLKKVVAAALILVGSTVTVGFTFPTLASQLPFMQNIINHFTDKESIYSNFSENATTIGQMQSSNGISIMIENAVFDGTSLTVTYAIETEEKLGEKIFSNDVFNIKGASGAGFSSKIEKIDDATYVGIANVTPIFNEGKTIDTMDVTWAPKSFTTSGTQIKGDWQFHFTVDKLVGNTQFVDQSTHLDGVTLLIQSIDKTDVSTVIHYKQFADEDVRKKWAHVSATLAITDNLGHRYEVQGNGGFGAADSSSFEGSNTMKAIDPQATSLTIISTIYLHSSDGDMQEKKEMAPIVVELQ; encoded by the coding sequence ATGAAAGAATTACAGAGTATGTTGCAGGTGGATATCGATGAAATTGAATTAGCAAAAGTAACAGAGATCGAAAGAAAACGCGTGAAAAATTTTGTATTAGGTACAAGAAAAAAGAAATATAGTGTATTGAAAAAAGTGGTAGCTGCGGCACTCATTTTAGTTGGGTCAACGGTGACAGTCGGTTTTACCTTCCCTACACTTGCCTCACAGTTGCCGTTTATGCAAAATATTATCAATCATTTTACTGATAAGGAGTCAATTTATAGCAATTTCTCGGAAAACGCAACAACAATCGGGCAAATGCAGTCCAGTAATGGTATATCAATAATGATTGAAAATGCTGTATTCGATGGAACGTCTTTAACAGTTACGTATGCAATAGAAACGGAAGAAAAGTTAGGAGAAAAGATATTCTCAAATGACGTTTTTAACATTAAGGGGGCGTCAGGTGCAGGATTTTCAAGCAAAATAGAAAAAATTGATGATGCGACATATGTTGGTATTGCGAACGTGACACCAATTTTTAACGAAGGTAAAACTATAGACACGATGGATGTCACATGGGCCCCTAAATCTTTTACAACTTCAGGAACACAAATTAAAGGTGACTGGCAATTCCATTTTACAGTCGATAAACTAGTGGGAAATACACAATTTGTCGATCAATCGACTCATCTTGACGGCGTAACTCTTCTTATTCAATCAATTGACAAAACAGATGTTTCCACAGTCATTCACTATAAGCAGTTTGCGGATGAGGATGTACGAAAAAAGTGGGCACATGTTTCAGCGACATTAGCCATTACAGATAATCTTGGGCATCGTTATGAGGTGCAAGGAAACGGAGGATTCGGTGCTGCTGATAGTTCTTCTTTTGAGGGGAGTAATACGATGAAAGCAATCGACCCACAGGCTACATCTTTGACTATTATTTCAACAATATATTTACATTCAAGTGATGGTGACATGCAAGAGAAGAAAGAGATGGCACCCATTGTAGTTGAATTACAATAG
- a CDS encoding methyl-accepting chemotaxis protein, with translation MRLTVERKLQFAFGIVLVFLLFIAGIAMYYLNENKHTLAEIEENTELINLYHDISFQTVRANAAIRGYMLYGKEEMLKNHHEIRDTLHNSIDRIASLGQNHADFEQFLAQLSEWEKSIDEQIVPFYQNGEQVQAQQLALPILGDGSQKLVVFGKTMATAQQEEMLAHIEATKQSGARSAKEIAVLAIVSLLISIIIATAFGRRVAKNIQQTVIEMDKFSNGNLQTHLEFTTKDEFAQLATSFNTMSEKLRHTMKQVGDSSEQVAATSEQLTASSLEVTQATEVVTESIQDIAQGIEKQDSLTGDVRNLSSHILKKMNEISTSIDNVNDATVETKNMASTGRSSVRNVIEQMNEISDNTAELSTRVNDLDENTANIVSAVNVIKSIATQTNLLAINASIEAARSGEHGKGFAVVAEEVRKLADESNLAAVDIEKVVAQITESTRIIEEDMVNSNDSVTVGREKVNVARDNFLQIDDAIDDVQAQTESVTAAIRAIRLDIENLVKEIGYISEVSMQSSGNVQSVAASSEEQNAAMEEVAAASTHLAKMAIDLQESIQTFKY, from the coding sequence ATGAGATTAACAGTAGAACGAAAACTGCAGTTTGCTTTTGGCATTGTTTTAGTATTTCTCTTATTCATTGCAGGGATTGCGATGTATTATTTGAATGAAAATAAACATACACTTGCGGAAATTGAAGAAAATACGGAATTAATCAATTTGTATCATGATATTTCCTTCCAAACGGTGCGAGCAAATGCGGCTATTCGAGGATATATGTTATATGGCAAGGAAGAAATGCTAAAAAACCATCATGAAATTCGTGATACCTTACATAATTCTATTGATCGCATTGCATCATTAGGGCAGAATCATGCCGATTTTGAACAATTTTTAGCACAGTTAAGTGAGTGGGAAAAATCGATCGATGAGCAAATCGTGCCGTTCTATCAAAATGGTGAACAAGTACAAGCACAGCAATTAGCATTACCAATCCTTGGAGATGGCTCTCAAAAGCTTGTTGTTTTTGGGAAAACGATGGCCACAGCACAGCAGGAAGAAATGTTGGCGCATATCGAAGCTACGAAACAAAGTGGTGCCAGAAGTGCAAAAGAAATCGCTGTGTTAGCGATTGTTTCTTTATTAATAAGTATCATCATTGCCACTGCTTTTGGTAGACGCGTGGCAAAAAATATTCAACAGACAGTTATCGAGATGGACAAGTTTTCAAATGGCAATTTACAGACTCATCTAGAATTTACAACGAAGGATGAGTTTGCCCAGCTCGCAACTTCATTTAATACGATGTCTGAAAAACTTCGACATACAATGAAGCAGGTCGGTGATTCCTCTGAACAGGTTGCGGCGACATCTGAACAACTGACAGCAAGTAGTTTGGAAGTGACGCAAGCAACTGAAGTTGTCACAGAGTCCATTCAAGATATTGCGCAGGGGATTGAAAAGCAAGATTCATTGACAGGGGATGTAAGGAATTTATCTTCGCATATTTTGAAAAAAATGAATGAAATCTCGACGAGCATCGATAATGTAAATGATGCAACGGTTGAGACAAAAAATATGGCGAGTACTGGTCGTTCCTCTGTACGGAATGTAATTGAGCAGATGAATGAGATTTCGGATAATACAGCTGAGCTAAGCACACGTGTGAATGATTTAGATGAAAACACAGCGAATATCGTTTCGGCAGTAAATGTCATCAAAAGTATTGCAACCCAAACAAATTTACTAGCGATTAATGCTTCTATTGAAGCGGCACGAAGCGGTGAGCATGGCAAAGGCTTTGCAGTTGTTGCTGAAGAAGTTCGCAAGCTAGCGGATGAATCAAACTTAGCGGCTGTAGATATTGAAAAGGTTGTGGCACAAATTACAGAAAGCACGAGAATTATTGAAGAAGATATGGTTAATAGCAATGATTCCGTTACTGTTGGGCGTGAAAAAGTGAATGTTGCACGCGACAACTTCCTTCAAATTGATGATGCCATTGATGATGTGCAAGCACAGACTGAATCCGTGACTGCGGCAATTCGTGCCATCCGTCTTGACATTGAAAACCTCGTGAAAGAAATTGGCTATATTAGCGAGGTATCCATGCAATCAAGCGGCAACGTCCAAAGCGTAGCAGCCTCGTCGGAGGAGCAAAACGCTGCAATGGAAGAAGTGGCCGCAGCTTCCACGCACCTAGCAAAAATGGCCATTGATTTACAAGAATCCATTCAGACATTTAAATACTGA
- a CDS encoding methyl-accepting chemotaxis protein, translating into MKKIFGSFKGKLYVLFALVLLIPVCSVGILSYISAKDSIKEEILFSANESVEMLNKLIDKTISEKIQEVGVFSEAINASMYEEGEASVRKMFKQYIALNPGTLSIYVGTQDGKFIVEPKKYESTDNPLEREWYKGAVALKGKPFVTKPYVDAGTGDMVVTVASQVKDQSGVVAVDITLTELQKVADSINIGKNGYSSIFGDNHMVISHPTLEAGGELKESFLDQMYESGSGTYEYVYNDDNRIMFYTTNELTGWKITGTIFSKEIDESASPILSTTTLVLVIAIILSTIVIYFVMKAIIKPIRALKDSAVTISKGDLTEKVTITSSDEIGQLGQAFNDMQDSLRTLIKKIELNAEEVASSAEELTANADQTSEATEKVAISIQEVALSADTQTTSATRNAESLNELSKAILHVAEISSAVTDLSQYATKQADEGGQAVQDTKDQMNSIHLSVTDSNNKIQSLHERSQQISSILDVITSIADQTNLLALNAAIEAARAGEHGKGFAVVADEVRKLAEQSQQSASQIFELIHGIQEETAQSVHIMAKVSEDVLNGLRVSDEAIAKFQVIMARMNDITPKMEEVSSASEQMSASVQEVTAITEDLAFSAKGNAAASEEVAASTEEQLASMEEINASAQALTHMADELKALINQFKY; encoded by the coding sequence ATGAAAAAAATATTTGGAAGCTTTAAGGGGAAGCTATATGTATTATTTGCCCTCGTCTTACTAATCCCAGTTTGCTCAGTAGGAATCTTATCGTATATCTCAGCGAAAGATTCAATTAAAGAGGAAATTTTATTTAGTGCAAATGAAAGTGTTGAGATGTTAAATAAACTTATAGATAAAACCATCAGTGAAAAAATACAAGAAGTCGGTGTTTTTAGCGAAGCGATAAATGCTTCTATGTATGAAGAGGGAGAAGCGTCTGTACGCAAAATGTTCAAACAATATATTGCATTAAATCCAGGTACATTAAGCATCTATGTTGGAACACAGGACGGTAAATTTATTGTAGAACCAAAAAAGTATGAATCTACAGATAATCCCCTGGAAAGAGAGTGGTATAAAGGCGCTGTAGCGCTTAAGGGCAAACCTTTTGTTACTAAGCCTTATGTAGATGCAGGAACAGGAGATATGGTTGTTACAGTTGCTAGCCAGGTGAAAGATCAATCGGGAGTTGTGGCAGTAGATATTACACTGACAGAACTTCAAAAAGTAGCAGACTCTATTAATATCGGAAAAAATGGCTACTCCTCTATTTTTGGTGACAATCATATGGTCATTTCACACCCTACATTAGAAGCTGGAGGGGAATTAAAAGAGAGTTTCTTGGATCAAATGTACGAAAGTGGATCTGGTACGTACGAATATGTATATAACGATGATAATCGCATCATGTTTTATACAACGAATGAATTAACCGGCTGGAAAATTACTGGAACTATTTTTTCAAAAGAAATAGATGAATCAGCGTCCCCTATTTTATCTACTACGACTCTTGTATTAGTCATAGCTATTATTTTAAGCACCATTGTCATTTATTTTGTGATGAAAGCTATCATCAAACCAATTAGAGCCTTAAAAGATAGTGCAGTGACCATTAGTAAAGGTGATTTAACGGAGAAAGTAACAATTACCTCTAGTGATGAGATTGGGCAATTAGGACAAGCCTTCAATGACATGCAGGATAGTCTTCGCACACTTATTAAAAAAATAGAATTAAACGCTGAGGAAGTTGCATCTTCAGCAGAAGAGTTAACAGCTAATGCCGATCAGACGAGTGAGGCAACTGAAAAAGTAGCTATCTCTATACAAGAAGTGGCGTTAAGCGCAGACACACAAACAACGAGTGCAACTAGAAATGCTGAATCGTTAAATGAGCTTTCCAAAGCAATCCTTCACGTGGCAGAAATATCATCCGCAGTAACGGATCTGTCTCAATATGCGACTAAACAGGCTGATGAGGGCGGACAAGCAGTGCAAGATACAAAGGATCAAATGAATTCTATCCATTTATCCGTCACTGATTCAAACAATAAAATTCAATCTTTACATGAACGGTCTCAACAGATTTCGTCAATTTTAGATGTCATTACAAGCATAGCCGATCAAACCAATTTACTCGCTCTTAATGCAGCGATCGAAGCAGCTAGAGCAGGAGAACACGGCAAAGGCTTTGCAGTAGTAGCCGATGAAGTACGCAAGCTGGCCGAACAATCTCAGCAATCGGCTAGTCAGATTTTTGAGCTCATTCATGGTATACAAGAGGAAACAGCTCAATCTGTCCACATCATGGCAAAAGTTTCAGAGGATGTACTTAACGGCTTACGTGTATCCGATGAAGCCATCGCGAAATTCCAAGTCATTATGGCTAGGATGAATGACATTACGCCTAAAATGGAAGAGGTTTCTTCCGCATCAGAACAGATGTCGGCAAGTGTGCAAGAGGTCACGGCTATTACAGAGGATCTAGCTTTCTCAGCTAAAGGGAATGCAGCCGCTTCAGAAGAAGTTGCT